The genomic stretch CATATTTTCCCACATTACCTCACCGTTGCGGTCTATAGCGGTGAGTATTTGCCGGGCATCTTTACCCACCTTATCGTTGTGCAAAATAATACAAAAGTACTCGTTGCCATATACTAGCTTTGCCTTGATATAACTCTGGGTGCTTTGCCCTATTTGTTGAGTTGTTCTGGGGTTGATGCCACTGGTTTGTTTTTTCTTTTCGGTGTTATACCTGAGGGGGCTTATTTTGGTTTTCACCAGAGACAAACGGGTAGCATTGCCCGTCTTTTGTGTCCACCACAGGTACTCTTCTATGCGAAGGTTCGAGTCAGGGCGGGTGACCAATGTTTTGAAATAAGGCGAATAGTAGTATACTTGGTTAGTGCTGGAAGTAACCTTGAACCAATACCCCTCTTTGGCAATGGTACCTACACCTTTGACCAGTTCGGGCGTTGCTTCAATGGTTTCCATCAGGTCTTCGGTTACCTTGCCAGTGCGTGCGTCTCTTAGCTCCAGTATCATTTGATCGGCATTGAAGACCAATATTTGATCTTTTACCCGCATCAACTCAAGCCTACTGGTAATTTTTACTCCTTCGGCAATGGTGATTGTTGCTAACTTGCTTCCACTGGGATGCCCAATAATACGTGCCGTATAAGTGTGGCTCATGCCTCCCTTCATTACTATCCCTTCTTCTAATACCCAACTCACGAACCCATCTTTAGTGGCTACAACTTTAGTAGCCTTAGTTTGTACTCTGTTATGTTGAGGAACCCCAAAAAGTATGCTGCGCATGCTGTACCCCATGACCGATAATATGATCACCGGTAATACCACAAATATCCAACGGCTGCTTTTGCTGCTGCTACTGCTGGAGGTTTTCACGACTGTAGTAGAAGTGTGGGTATGGCTGGTAGTATGTGAGCCACGCATGGCTTGGTCAAACAACTCGTCAAAATCGAAATCAAAGCCTTGGTTTGCTTGAGCACCAGGTTGGGGTCTTTGCATCCGGTTGATGAGTTCATACGCTTGGGTATGGCTTGGGGTAACCTCCAACACCCTTTCGGCAAGCTTTATGGCTTTTTGCTTGTCAGTGTCATTGCCTTTTTGTTTCCACAAGCCCTCGTGCGCCAGCGCCAGCCCAAAAGTACCCTCTGCGTTTTTGGGCGAAATGGTGAGTAATTCTTCAAATTCTTTGCGGGCATTTTGCCAGTTTTGGTGGGCAAGGTGTTGTTTGCCACGGGTAAGGTAGTTTTGTTTGGCGGTTTGTAGGTCTTTGGCTTCCAGCCCCATTACCTGAGCTATTTCCCAAAGATCTTCTTCTGATAGTTGTTCGTCACTGGTCTCTTTTTTCTTTTGCAAGTTCAACACTTTTTTTACAAAGTCTTCCAACTTTTCATTGCCTTTATGTTCCATGGCTTAGCAGTATTTTGTTCATTGAATTACCTGATTGAGCGTAAACTTAACAAAAAAAGAGAGGATTGTAAGTGTTTGAGTGAATTGGTATGTAAAACAGGGCAGTTTTGATGGTATTATACAACAAAGTTATCCATCAGCTCAAGGCCCAAGGGTTTTATCTTATTTTGTATATGAATCATTGGGTACTACTTCTCCTGTGATTATAAACCCGCCCATTGGATTGGTGCCAAGTGGTGGGTGTGTCAAAACATATTCTTCTCCAGCAAGTTTTCCCTTTGATTTTTGTGTTTTTACTCCAAAGTAATCCATACCTTTGGTGTATTACAATAGTCCATAGCTGATTCGAGTAAATGTTCACCTTGTTAAATGCTGTAAACCAGTATTTTATATTAAGATTGCGTACTCACTTTATTTTTAAAAGTGTTTCGGTTTTACGCCCAAACACCCAATTAAATAGTTTTTAAATTCATCAATAACTGATAAACAGCAAACAACTTTGACTAAAATCACTGCGGACTATTGGTATTAAGTACTAAAATAAAATTATACAATTGGCACTTGTAATTAGCGTAGAATGAATAGTTAAACCTACTGGTCATTTATCGTTAATTGTTGGTTGCTGCTTATTTAAACAAGCTCTTAAACAGTAAAATCAATGCAAAAACGACTCAATATTCTTTTAGCAACACTTACCTTGTTGTTGGTAGTGCAAGTACAACAAGCCCAAGCCCAAAAAATAAGAAAAAAACACTTGATCAAGGTTTGGAAAATCTCACTGGAGTCAATTACTCAAAGTTTGCCGCCTGAGCAAAAGGAAAAGTATGACCAAATGAACGACACCGATAAGAAAGCTTTTGCGGCTTATATGGAGCAAATGATTGGTAAAATGCGCATTGAGTTTAAGTCTGGGGGTAAGGCGACTGTCAACTTATTTGGCGAAAAAAACAAAGAAGCCACCTGGAAACTCAAAAAAAATGTGTTGACTATGAACACTGAAGGCAAAAACAGGAAAATGACCATACTTGAGCTAAGCAACGAAAAATTTAAGTTTGAAGCTATTGATGACGATGGAAAAAAAATGGAATTGACTATGGTTCCTGCAAGTAAATAATGCTTGTATTGACCAGGCTAAAGTACAAAAGCCTTGAAATGACTTAGTCATTTCAAGGCCTTGGGGGTAGATGTTATGTACTATTTTAGGCTGTCTTTACCTCTGGTATTTCTTCTTTGGGTACTTTAATGATGGTCATGACATAAAAGAATGAATGATCTTCATCTATTGCCTCAAACCCAAACTGAAGTTTTTGCCCCGAACGACGCGCCATATCCAAAAAGCCTAATCCTGCGCCTCCCTTGCTCGATAGTTCCATATTTTGAACAATCTCACGGTAGAGTTTGCGAATTTCGCCTTTCTCCATTTCGTTTATATTCTTTAGTTTGTTGTTGAGTATTTCAGCGTCCTTATTGTTGATAGGGTTGCCCGATGCCAATATGTACTCGTCGGCTCGTTTGCCCATCAAGAATACTGGACTGTATATTTCAGGGTCGAGTTGAGGGGTGAAATTTTCTTGTTCATAATGGCGCACAATGTTTTGTAAGCACTCCACCATTACATTAATGATTTTTTTCTTAATAAAAAATACCTCTTCTAGAGCGTCCAGCTTACTGTTTGCCAATTTAGTAAGTGACACCATTATATCATGGGTAATGGTTCCTTCATAAATTAGAATCAGTTTTTTGTCAACCATTAACTTTCTGAGATCCTCTACGTATTTCATTTTTAGGAAGATTAAATTTTATGATCTGCAATTACTCAAAGCTTTGTGATGAGTATTTTGGCACTTTTTATGTAACTTTTATTACATCGGTACTTTAAAAGCAAAACTTTGATACAACTTTCGATAGACAATTTGTTACTTTAGCAATGTAGTACAAAACCCTAACCAAATTTATTAAAGAATGAAAAAGGATAATTTAAAAAGTAAAAAAATGGTACATTTCAGAAACCGTAAATTGTTTCGTTCAATGGATGTTGCCCCAACTAATTCTTCAACAAGTAAAGCACTTGCCAAACTGGAAGAACTAGTTGCTCGTCAAAAGTAAATAATACATCTTATGTCGTATTGTAATTTATAAGCCACTCTTTAATTGTTCAAATTGAGGAGTGGTTTTTTTATGTGATTACACATACTGTCTTTTCAGGGTTTATTCTATAACTATTCCCCCCAAACCAAGGCTTGGTGAGTTATCCCACACCTAAAACGCATATTTCACACATATATTGATACCCTAATATAATCATTTACCTGATACTATGAGTTTTGACTATTCATTTAGTACTTCAGGTAATGACTAAATATTAGATGTTTTACTGCCTTAAGTACAAAAAACTTTACTTTCCAACACATGCATTTACTGCCTGCATTGGGCAAAACCCCCAAGCTTAGACAAGCATAAAATTAACGGGGAATATTGAGTAATTCTCAAAAACAAATCATAGGCTAAACATCCACCTCAAGCAAGTAGTCCAGCCCATGTGTTGCCGCCAATAAGAAATCCTGTGAGTGCATTAAATCGCCGGGAGTAGGCTGTGACAGTATGTGTTGCCTTCAAGTTGTAATTTGGTAAAGCAATAAGTGGGTGGATTTGCCCTGCTTTCTTTAAGCCTTGGGGGTGTTGTATCTGCTTCTATCGTCGATTTATCATTCATGAATTGGCTAACCACTTGCAAGGCTTAGTGCTACCTTTTACAAATTTGCTGTAATATAAATTAGCTGATAATGAGCGAGTTATATTGAGATTTCATTTAAGTGAAAAATAAGTAAGCCCCTGTTTTATTAGATGTTGACGCTACATTTTATGGTGAGTGCTGGAGACAAAGTTGATAGATTTTTTTCAGGTGAAGTTATTAGAAAGAGATACTTTAAGAAAACAGGGAGTCAATAAGTGAAAGCTATGAGGTAAGCACAAAATAAAAACAAAGGGAATGATGAGGCGGGATTTGCCCTGAACATACCCTCAGTTAAAACCTGGGGCAAACAGGCAACGCCTAAGACAAATGCTGGGTTTTTAAAAGCAAGTAAGTAAAAATAAGGGGAGGGAATGTCTATGTATCCAATATGTAATAACCACTACAAATGAGTGTGAAAATTTGCTAATAAGTTTATTGAAAATAAAATAAATCATACAGCGTACTGTATAATGAATTGTAGTGAGTTATGAATGGTAGTCTCTCTCATAAAAAGACCAAAATAGTTTGACAATAGCGCACTTGGTGGCTGTTTCCTGGTGTTTAAAGCTTTTTTTGCCTAAAAGGTAAGGGTAAAACTTGTAACTCTCTTTGCATTATAGCTATATTTCAAATGTAAAAAACCTTGTCGAGATGGATCAAGAACCTCAAAAATCCAAAAAAAGTAAAAAGCCCCCTTGTATGATGAAACGTGGTTTTTTTGTACTACGTCAGTGCGAAAATCCAGCAGTGAGGCAATGTGCCATTACCCAAAAGCCTATTTGCGAAGATCACTCCGTACACTGGGAAGGCAAAATAGTAAGCACAGAAGCCTATGCGGAAGAAATGAAAAAGCAGGGTAAGAAACCATCCACCATCACGCGTGACTTGGCAACCTGGCGACCAGGCGAAAAGCGAAACTATGCCCTTTGGCATTACTATATGCGCGAAGATTTTTACGAACGTCAAAACTATGCACCACTTGTAGACTATGACGAGTTTGATGAGGCGGATGAAGCTGGATTTGAAACCGAAGCAGGAGAGTATTGGGATGAAGAAGATGGAGGCAAGGGAGGTTTTTATGATAGTTGATATATAGCCTCGGGTTTGAGTAACCTACCATACATAGAAGCTATCAACTTGTTCGCTTTTTTTATCAGGTCAAGGGGGGGGGTACAGCGACCCCTTGACTACATAGCACCCACAGGGGCAAGCTTCAAGCGACAAGTCGCAAGTCCTTAGATACCGATGAATATCGGTGCTAGACCCTGTTTAACTGCGTTGAGCTCATCACAGCAAATTGCTGTAGATTCGGTTCATAGGTAACTACACTTTTATATCACGTTGATTTTCAGTGACTTATAAAAAGAGTAGTTAAAAGCCTATCGATTTTTTTTGAGCAAAAATCAGTTGATTTTATTACCCAGATTTGCTCAGGTGTAGTTGTTTTAGAGCGCCTACCATTTTTTACACACAAGTCAACTTTTGCCGCCGTTGGTTTAGTAACATTCAATGTTTTGCTCAGGCATTTTATTGCAGCTTATGTTGGTCACTCACTTTTTTTAAGTACATAATTTCATTGATTAACTTCCCTGCCTCACCTGCTCCTAGCTTGCCCTCAGAGGGCAGTGTCTCCATGCCCGATCGGAACCTCGAACTTTGCAAGCTTCAGAGAGGTTTCTCATTTTTTATAAGAAGCCCTACTTTTTACAACACAA from Microscilla marina ATCC 23134 encodes the following:
- a CDS encoding tetratricopeptide repeat protein, encoding MEHKGNEKLEDFVKKVLNLQKKKETSDEQLSEEDLWEIAQVMGLEAKDLQTAKQNYLTRGKQHLAHQNWQNARKEFEELLTISPKNAEGTFGLALAHEGLWKQKGNDTDKQKAIKLAERVLEVTPSHTQAYELINRMQRPQPGAQANQGFDFDFDELFDQAMRGSHTTSHTHTSTTVVKTSSSSSSKSSRWIFVVLPVIILSVMGYSMRSILFGVPQHNRVQTKATKVVATKDGFVSWVLEEGIVMKGGMSHTYTARIIGHPSGSKLATITIAEGVKITSRLELMRVKDQILVFNADQMILELRDARTGKVTEDLMETIEATPELVKGVGTIAKEGYWFKVTSSTNQVYYYSPYFKTLVTRPDSNLRIEEYLWWTQKTGNATRLSLVKTKISPLRYNTEKKKQTSGINPRTTQQIGQSTQSYIKAKLVYGNEYFCIILHNDKVGKDARQILTAIDRNGEVMWENM
- a CDS encoding lipocalin-like domain-containing protein, whose amino-acid sequence is MQKRLNILLATLTLLLVVQVQQAQAQKIRKKHLIKVWKISLESITQSLPPEQKEKYDQMNDTDKKAFAAYMEQMIGKMRIEFKSGGKATVNLFGEKNKEATWKLKKNVLTMNTEGKNRKMTILELSNEKFKFEAIDDDGKKMELTMVPASK
- a CDS encoding SiaB family protein kinase; protein product: MKYVEDLRKLMVDKKLILIYEGTITHDIMVSLTKLANSKLDALEEVFFIKKKIINVMVECLQNIVRHYEQENFTPQLDPEIYSPVFLMGKRADEYILASGNPINNKDAEILNNKLKNINEMEKGEIRKLYREIVQNMELSSKGGAGLGFLDMARRSGQKLQFGFEAIDEDHSFFYVMTIIKVPKEEIPEVKTA